Proteins co-encoded in one Alcanivorax sp. genomic window:
- the dxs gene encoding 1-deoxy-D-xylulose-5-phosphate synthase, whose product MPKTFTQIPLTRPSTPLLDTLNSPAELRRLPASQLGRVVDELREYLLYAVGQCGGHFGAGLGVVELTVALHYLYNTPDDRLVWDVGHQCYPHKILTGRREGITSIRQQHGLSGFPKRSESEYDTFGVGHSSTSISAALGMALGAEMAGSDRRAVAIIGDGAMTAGQAFEAMSHAAHTRSNLLVILNDNNMSISHNVGGLSNYFARIWASKSYIALREGGKKVLSTMPAAWDFIRRTEESMKNMVSPDMLFEAIGFNYIGPIDGHNIDELVRTLGNMRALEGPQLLHVYTTKGKGFAPAEADPVGYHAINKIEPKPKVQVAVPTKAKSPKYQDVFGQWLCDMAAQDKRLVGITPAMCEGSGMVAFSQQYPDRFHDVAICEQHAVTLAGGLACEDQKPVVAIYSTFLQRGYDQLIHDVALQDLDVTFALDRAGLVGEDGATHGGVFDLAYLRTVPNMIVAAPSDENECRQLLTSAYQYHGPSAVRYPRGTGPGVDIQQPLEPLAIGQSRTLLEGKQVAILAFGALTGAALEAGKALNATVIDMRWVKPLDRDAILNAAASHSLIATLEDHQLMGGAGSAVNELLNEEGIVMDVMNLALPDQFIHHGKRDTLLAEAGLDAHSIERRIRERLSRQPLAHASEH is encoded by the coding sequence ATGCCCAAGACTTTTACGCAGATTCCGCTGACGCGCCCCTCCACGCCGTTGCTGGACACACTGAACAGCCCCGCTGAATTGCGACGGCTGCCTGCCAGCCAACTGGGACGGGTGGTGGATGAACTGCGCGAGTACCTGCTGTATGCAGTCGGCCAGTGCGGCGGCCATTTCGGCGCCGGGCTCGGCGTTGTCGAACTGACGGTGGCGCTGCATTACCTCTACAACACGCCGGACGACCGCCTTGTATGGGATGTGGGCCACCAGTGCTATCCCCACAAGATCCTGACCGGCCGCCGTGAGGGCATCACCTCGATCCGCCAACAGCATGGCCTGTCCGGTTTTCCCAAGCGCAGCGAGTCCGAATACGACACCTTTGGTGTGGGCCACTCCTCCACCTCCATCAGTGCCGCTCTGGGCATGGCACTGGGCGCAGAAATGGCCGGCAGTGACCGGCGGGCGGTAGCGATTATCGGGGATGGCGCCATGACCGCCGGCCAGGCCTTCGAGGCCATGAGCCACGCGGCGCACACCCGCTCCAACCTGCTGGTGATCCTTAACGATAACAATATGTCCATCTCCCACAACGTGGGCGGGCTATCCAATTACTTTGCCCGCATCTGGGCCAGCAAGAGCTATATTGCCCTGCGCGAAGGCGGCAAGAAGGTACTCTCTACCATGCCGGCGGCCTGGGATTTCATCCGCCGCACCGAAGAGAGCATGAAGAACATGGTGAGCCCGGACATGCTGTTCGAGGCCATTGGCTTCAATTACATCGGCCCCATCGATGGCCACAACATCGACGAGCTGGTACGCACCCTGGGCAACATGCGCGCCCTGGAAGGCCCGCAATTGCTGCACGTCTACACCACCAAGGGCAAAGGCTTTGCCCCGGCAGAAGCCGACCCGGTAGGTTACCACGCCATCAACAAGATCGAGCCGAAGCCCAAGGTCCAGGTGGCCGTGCCGACCAAAGCCAAGTCACCCAAGTATCAGGACGTTTTCGGCCAGTGGCTGTGCGACATGGCAGCCCAGGACAAGCGCCTGGTGGGCATTACCCCGGCCATGTGCGAGGGGTCCGGCATGGTCGCCTTCAGCCAGCAGTACCCGGACCGCTTCCACGACGTGGCCATTTGCGAACAGCATGCCGTCACCCTGGCCGGCGGACTCGCCTGCGAAGACCAGAAACCGGTGGTAGCGATCTATTCCACCTTCCTGCAGCGCGGCTATGACCAACTGATCCACGATGTGGCTCTGCAGGATCTGGACGTGACCTTTGCCCTGGATCGCGCCGGCTTGGTGGGTGAAGACGGCGCCACCCATGGCGGTGTCTTTGACCTGGCCTATCTGCGCACCGTGCCAAACATGATCGTCGCCGCGCCTTCCGACGAAAATGAATGCCGCCAACTGCTCACCAGTGCCTACCAGTACCACGGCCCTTCCGCGGTCCGTTACCCCCGTGGCACCGGCCCGGGCGTGGATATCCAGCAACCGCTGGAACCCCTGGCCATTGGCCAGTCACGCACCCTGCTGGAAGGCAAACAGGTGGCCATTCTCGCCTTCGGCGCACTCACAGGCGCCGCTCTTGAGGCCGGCAAGGCTCTCAATGCCACGGTGATCGACATGCGCTGGGTGAAACCGCTGGACCGCGACGCGATTCTCAACGCCGCCGCCAGCCACAGCCTGATCGCCACACTTGAAGACCATCAATTGATGGGGGGCGCGGGTTCCGCAGTGAACGAACTACTGAACGAGG
- a CDS encoding farnesyl diphosphate synthase translates to MSSSFPALDTLRTTSLTRLDDSLDRLIPATSAASRLSEAMRYAALSGGKRIRPLLVYGAAELAGATPGQADIPACAVELIHAYSLVHDDLPAMDDDDLRRGQPTCHRAFDEATAILAGDTLHTRAFELLASEGDFRAETRIAMIRQLSCAAGVDGMAAGQMQDMLAQGQQQTVAALEEMHYLKTGRLITVSLQLGYFAAEIDQPVLLEDLTRFGDAIGLAFQIQDDILDVTMDTEQLGKPSGSDEKLNKSTFPSLLGLDASRERARLLCEQAQQVLSGYGSRAAPLQQLAQYIIARNH, encoded by the coding sequence ATGAGCAGTAGTTTCCCGGCGCTGGACACCCTGCGTACCACCTCCCTGACCCGGCTGGACGACAGTCTGGATCGGCTGATTCCCGCCACCAGTGCGGCCAGCCGCCTCAGTGAGGCCATGCGCTATGCCGCGCTGAGCGGAGGCAAGCGCATTCGCCCACTGCTGGTCTATGGCGCCGCCGAACTGGCCGGCGCCACACCCGGCCAGGCTGACATCCCCGCCTGTGCAGTGGAACTGATCCATGCCTACTCCCTGGTCCACGATGATCTGCCGGCCATGGATGACGATGACCTGCGCCGCGGCCAACCCACCTGTCACAGGGCGTTTGATGAGGCCACGGCCATCCTCGCCGGTGACACCCTGCACACCCGGGCCTTCGAGCTGCTCGCCAGCGAAGGGGATTTTCGTGCCGAGACCCGCATCGCCATGATCCGCCAACTGTCCTGCGCCGCAGGCGTGGACGGTATGGCCGCAGGCCAGATGCAGGACATGCTGGCCCAGGGCCAGCAACAGACCGTGGCCGCACTGGAAGAAATGCATTACCTGAAGACCGGCCGCCTGATCACCGTGAGCCTGCAGCTGGGCTATTTTGCCGCCGAAATCGACCAGCCCGTGCTGCTGGAGGACCTGACCCGGTTCGGCGATGCCATTGGCCTGGCATTCCAGATCCAGGACGACATTCTCGATGTGACCATGGATACCGAGCAACTGGGCAAGCCCTCCGGTTCGGATGAGAAGCTCAACAAGAGCACCTTCCCCTCGCTACTGGGGCTGGATGCCAGCCGGGAACGGGCCCGCTTGCTCTGCGAGCAGGCTCAACAGGTTCTCTCTGGCTATGGCAGCCGCGCCGCGCCCCTGCAACAACTGGCGCAATACATCATTGCCCGCAATCACTGA
- the xseB gene encoding exodeoxyribonuclease VII small subunit translates to MAKKAPPALETALDNLENLVERMESGELTLEESLKAFEEGVRLSRDCQQALQQAEQKVRILLEQNSDAEPQPFTGDNDEQ, encoded by the coding sequence ATGGCCAAAAAGGCGCCGCCCGCCCTGGAAACCGCACTGGACAACCTGGAAAACCTGGTTGAACGGATGGAATCCGGAGAATTGACCCTGGAAGAGTCCCTGAAAGCCTTTGAAGAGGGCGTGCGTCTGTCCCGCGATTGCCAGCAGGCCTTGCAGCAAGCGGAGCAGAAAGTCCGCATTCTGCTGGAGCAGAACAGCGATGCCGAGCCCCAGCCTTTCACCGGCGACAATGATGAGCAGTAG
- a CDS encoding porin, translating to MNYQRTLRLSSAVLASLAALPASAALEVTPYGSLRISTEAVSVDDAKPGEDDSYTALRDAYSRLGVTAAYNDLDWVDLNATVEFPINSALLRAEDPSFFQASYKGNNKPRVADITATTDNLGTLRVGTQWLAYYNTVAYPVDYFSSFYSGFATQATFRRDAATYTTPTIGGLTATVSAVDMTHEAGTNYLDSWQYALGWAIGDLTLGLAYQDTEQETGDNADQAGASLAYVIGGWRFAAKVEQLQSNIDGLQDEDPVTYNLYGSYSWNKYTVKAMFANGEETDDPAAFYQGDSYQVGLDYQYSENLKLFADYFYEELSYAIYTPNSRSFDTLAPYLAESDGQAFSLGLRYDF from the coding sequence ATGAACTATCAACGTACCTTGAGGCTGTCTTCTGCAGTCCTCGCCAGCCTTGCCGCATTGCCGGCTTCCGCCGCACTGGAAGTCACCCCGTACGGCTCATTGCGAATTTCTACCGAAGCGGTGTCTGTGGATGATGCCAAACCCGGTGAAGATGACTCTTACACCGCCCTGCGCGATGCCTATTCCCGTCTGGGGGTAACGGCTGCCTATAATGATCTCGATTGGGTAGATCTCAACGCCACTGTAGAATTCCCCATCAATTCCGCACTGCTCCGCGCGGAAGATCCGTCCTTCTTCCAGGCATCCTACAAGGGCAACAACAAACCCCGGGTGGCGGATATCACCGCTACCACAGACAATCTGGGCACCCTGCGTGTGGGTACCCAATGGCTGGCCTACTACAATACAGTGGCCTACCCGGTGGATTATTTCAGTTCGTTCTATTCCGGTTTTGCCACCCAGGCCACCTTCCGCCGGGATGCCGCCACCTACACCACCCCAACCATCGGGGGGCTGACGGCTACCGTCTCTGCCGTGGACATGACCCATGAGGCCGGTACCAATTACCTGGATAGCTGGCAGTACGCCCTTGGCTGGGCCATTGGCGACCTGACCCTGGGACTGGCCTATCAGGATACCGAGCAGGAAACCGGTGATAATGCCGACCAGGCGGGGGCATCGCTGGCTTATGTGATCGGTGGATGGCGCTTTGCCGCCAAGGTGGAGCAGCTGCAATCCAACATTGATGGTCTGCAGGACGAGGATCCGGTTACCTACAACCTGTATGGTTCCTACAGCTGGAACAAGTACACGGTGAAAGCCATGTTTGCCAATGGCGAGGAAACCGATGATCCCGCCGCCTTCTATCAGGGTGACTCCTATCAGGTCGGTCTCGACTATCAGTACAGCGAAAATCTGAAGCTGTTCGCCGACTACTTCTATGAAGAGCTCAGCTACGCGATTTATACCCCCAATAGCCGCAGTTTTGACACGCTGGCTCCCTATCTGGCGGAAAGTGATGGTCAGGCCTTCTCACTGGGTCTGCGCTATGATTTTTAA
- a CDS encoding universal stress protein — MYKKILVPIDGSKQSLVALDHAAHLQQDDSDDSEMILLCVFKHHSLFEASLSMVRPEEVDLPDDALREYATTVAEHAREMAIKAGAKKVRAFVKGGRPSRAIVRFAKDNGIDLIVMGARGTSSDVDGYFLGSVSQRVASLAQCPVLIV; from the coding sequence ATGTACAAGAAAATACTGGTTCCAATCGACGGCTCCAAACAGTCGCTGGTGGCGCTGGATCATGCTGCCCATCTGCAACAGGATGACAGTGATGACTCCGAAATGATTCTCCTGTGCGTGTTCAAGCACCACAGCCTCTTCGAAGCCTCACTGTCCATGGTGCGTCCCGAGGAAGTCGATCTGCCTGACGACGCCCTGCGGGAGTACGCCACCACAGTTGCAGAACATGCCAGGGAAATGGCCATCAAGGCGGGCGCAAAAAAGGTGCGCGCCTTCGTCAAGGGCGGCAGACCGTCACGCGCCATTGTTCGCTTTGCCAAGGACAACGGTATTGACCTGATTGTCATGGGCGCCCGGGGTACCAGCAGTGATGTGGACGGCTACTTTCTTGGCAGTGTGTCGCAGCGCGTCGCCAGTCTGGCGCAATGCCCGGTGCTGATTGTTTAA
- a CDS encoding TRAP transporter large permease, with protein sequence MAWIMFLVMLALLLFGFPMKVPLILGAVVGFVMMFDGFDRMEFFIQQMLAGIRPTALIAVPMFILAADIMTRGQSANRLVNMVMAFIGHIKGGLAVSTATSCTLFGAVSGSTQATVVAVGSPLRPRMLESGYKDSFTLALIINASDIAFLIPPSIGMIIYGVISGTSIAELFIAGIGPGLLILFMFSIYCIIYAYRMDVPTEAKASWGERFRSVRQALWPLGFPVIIVGGIYGGIFSPTEAAAACVLYAVILEFVIFRSLKARDIYEIAKSTGLITAVVFILVAVGNGFSWILSFAQIPQTVLGSLGINEAGPNGVLLAIAIAFFIACMFVDPIVVILVLTPIFAPAVASTGLDPVHVGILITMMVAVGSATPPFGCDIFTAIAIFKRPYWEVIKGTPPFVIMLLAATLLVIFFPQIALFLRDVFFQ encoded by the coding sequence ATGGCGTGGATAATGTTTTTGGTGATGCTTGCGCTACTGCTGTTTGGCTTTCCCATGAAGGTGCCGTTGATTCTCGGCGCTGTGGTCGGCTTCGTGATGATGTTCGACGGTTTTGACCGTATGGAATTCTTCATCCAGCAAATGCTGGCAGGCATCCGCCCCACCGCACTGATTGCCGTGCCCATGTTTATCCTTGCTGCCGATATCATGACCCGGGGACAATCCGCCAACCGGCTGGTGAACATGGTGATGGCATTCATTGGCCATATCAAAGGCGGCCTGGCTGTGAGCACCGCCACCTCCTGCACCCTGTTCGGCGCGGTGTCCGGTTCGACTCAGGCCACCGTGGTCGCAGTGGGCTCACCATTGCGCCCGCGCATGCTGGAGTCCGGTTACAAGGATTCCTTCACCCTGGCCCTGATCATCAACGCCAGTGACATTGCCTTCCTGATTCCCCCCAGTATCGGCATGATTATCTATGGGGTCATCTCAGGAACCTCCATTGCCGAACTGTTCATCGCCGGCATTGGCCCGGGCCTGTTGATCCTTTTCATGTTCTCCATCTACTGCATCATTTATGCATACCGGATGGATGTTCCCACGGAGGCGAAGGCCAGCTGGGGAGAACGTTTCCGGTCCGTGCGCCAGGCGCTCTGGCCGCTGGGTTTTCCCGTCATCATTGTGGGCGGGATTTACGGCGGCATCTTCAGCCCCACTGAAGCCGCAGCCGCTTGCGTACTCTATGCCGTGATTCTGGAATTCGTAATCTTCCGCTCACTGAAAGCCAGAGACATCTACGAAATTGCCAAATCCACCGGCTTGATCACCGCGGTGGTCTTCATTCTCGTTGCCGTTGGCAACGGCTTTTCCTGGATTCTTTCCTTTGCCCAGATTCCGCAAACCGTACTGGGCTCCCTGGGCATCAATGAAGCTGGCCCCAATGGAGTATTGCTGGCCATTGCCATTGCCTTCTTCATTGCCTGCATGTTCGTGGATCCCATTGTCGTAATCCTGGTACTGACACCGATCTTTGCGCCAGCGGTAGCGTCCACCGGGCTGGACCCGGTACACGTGGGCATCCTGATTACCATGATGGTGGCCGTGGGGTCGGCAACGCCCCCATTCGGATGCGATATCTTCACCGCCATTGCCATCTTCAAGCGTCCCTACTGGGAAGTGATCAAGGGCACACCACCCTTTGTCATCATGCTGTTGGCGGCTACGTTACTCGTCATTTTCTTCCCGCAGATTGCGCTGTTCCTGCGGGACGTATTCTTCCAATAA
- a CDS encoding TRAP transporter small permease: MSDDAPLDHDSSLPGFLGTIDNGIARIESLFLALGVLLMAVNTVANVVGRFLLGESLHFSEEVNRILIILITFAGIGYAARHGRHIRMSALYDVFPSHVRRVMMVIISFVTATVMFFLCWFSVTYIQSVYSTGRVLPTLGFPIYTIYLWVPVGLAVTGIQYLMTGIKNIVSRDVYLSTSVLDGYEEKEKEV, encoded by the coding sequence ATGAGCGACGATGCGCCCCTTGACCATGACTCCAGCCTGCCTGGCTTCCTGGGCACCATCGATAACGGGATCGCCCGAATAGAGTCACTCTTTCTGGCCCTCGGCGTTCTGCTGATGGCAGTCAATACGGTTGCCAATGTGGTGGGCCGATTTCTTCTCGGTGAAAGCCTGCATTTCTCCGAGGAAGTGAACCGTATACTGATCATACTTATCACCTTTGCCGGTATCGGCTACGCGGCACGACATGGCCGCCATATCCGCATGTCTGCGCTTTACGATGTTTTCCCAAGTCATGTTCGCCGGGTGATGATGGTCATCATCAGTTTCGTGACGGCGACGGTGATGTTTTTCCTGTGCTGGTTTTCCGTCACTTATATCCAGTCGGTCTACAGCACCGGACGCGTTTTGCCCACCCTGGGCTTCCCGATCTATACCATTTATCTCTGGGTGCCCGTTGGGCTGGCAGTGACCGGCATTCAATACCTGATGACAGGCATCAAGAATATTGTCTCCCGTGATGTGTACCTCTCCACTTCTGTGCTGGATGGCTACGAAGAAAAAGAGAAGGAGGTCTGA
- the dctP gene encoding TRAP transporter substrate-binding protein DctP, producing the protein MTIRSFPGAIVAAVMMTTLAACSDNDSESASQSASAEPEGQTWRYAHEEYEGDVQDVFAYKFKEYIEENSPHTLKIHRYGEIGESDDAMELAQAGVLQFVNQSPGFTGSLIPEAQIFFIPYLLPVDSQQIVSFFKESKAINDEFPALYAEQGLELLAMYPEGEVVVTADEKVTTPEGFKGKNIRVMTNPLLSETYSAFGATPTPLPWGEVYGALQTNIIQGQENPIFWIESARLYEVSPNLIFTGHSQFVTAMMANQDFYNGLSEENKQLVKDATAHARQHIFEYVPGLGEKKLGTIMADSEEVTVTRLDEEQRQAFRDRAPQVEAKFIEMTGERGEKLLEQFKADLQAVTSDAGDDEAAE; encoded by the coding sequence ATGACCATTCGATCATTCCCCGGTGCTATCGTCGCGGCTGTCATGATGACCACGCTGGCCGCATGTAGCGACAACGATAGTGAGAGCGCCAGCCAGTCAGCCAGCGCTGAGCCAGAAGGTCAGACCTGGCGTTATGCTCACGAGGAATACGAAGGTGATGTACAGGATGTCTTTGCCTACAAATTCAAGGAATACATCGAAGAGAATTCTCCTCACACCCTGAAGATTCACCGCTATGGTGAAATCGGCGAATCCGATGATGCCATGGAACTGGCCCAGGCCGGCGTCCTGCAGTTCGTCAATCAATCCCCCGGCTTCACCGGCTCCCTGATCCCCGAAGCACAAATCTTTTTCATCCCTTACCTGCTGCCGGTAGACAGCCAGCAAATCGTATCCTTCTTCAAGGAAAGCAAGGCCATCAACGATGAGTTCCCGGCACTCTATGCCGAGCAGGGCCTGGAACTGCTGGCCATGTACCCGGAAGGTGAAGTCGTGGTCACGGCCGATGAAAAAGTCACAACTCCGGAAGGCTTCAAGGGAAAGAACATTCGGGTGATGACCAATCCGTTGCTGTCTGAGACCTACAGTGCCTTTGGTGCCACGCCCACCCCGCTTCCCTGGGGCGAAGTCTACGGTGCCCTGCAGACCAATATCATTCAGGGGCAGGAGAATCCGATCTTCTGGATCGAATCTGCACGTCTTTATGAAGTGTCCCCCAATCTGATCTTCACCGGGCACAGCCAGTTTGTGACCGCCATGATGGCCAACCAGGATTTCTACAACGGCCTCTCTGAAGAAAACAAGCAACTGGTGAAAGATGCCACCGCCCACGCCCGCCAGCATATTTTCGAGTACGTGCCAGGTCTGGGTGAAAAGAAACTGGGCACCATTATGGCGGACAGCGAAGAAGTCACTGTGACCCGACTGGATGAAGAGCAACGCCAGGCGTTTCGCGATCGCGCCCCGCAAGTAGAAGCCAAGTTCATTGAAATGACCGGTGAACGCGGCGAAAAGCTGCTTGAACAATTCAAGGCTGACCTGCAGGCCGTTACCAGCGACGCCGGCGACGACGAAGCCGCCGAGTAA
- a CDS encoding thioesterase family protein, translating into MWTTTIRPRFCETDALGHINNTVLPVWFLEAREPVIALFTPDPTRSDNGLAMVNMEIAFKAESMFGSPVTITTTIGRIGNSSLQVIQRAWQNGVLTAEGKAALVSFNTVTRKSQAITDNQRQQLQQHTETPQAAQPPA; encoded by the coding sequence ATGTGGACGACAACCATCCGCCCCCGCTTTTGCGAAACCGATGCACTGGGGCACATCAACAATACGGTTTTACCCGTCTGGTTCCTGGAAGCCCGGGAGCCGGTGATTGCCCTTTTTACACCCGACCCCACCCGTTCGGACAATGGTCTGGCCATGGTCAACATGGAGATCGCCTTCAAGGCTGAATCCATGTTTGGCAGCCCGGTCACCATTACCACCACCATTGGCCGCATTGGCAACAGCTCATTGCAGGTCATTCAACGGGCCTGGCAGAACGGGGTACTGACGGCAGAGGGCAAGGCGGCACTGGTCAGCTTCAACACGGTGACACGAAAGAGCCAGGCGATCACCGACAATCAGCGGCAACAACTCCAGCAACACACAGAAACACCACAGGCAGCACAGCCACCGGCATGA
- a CDS encoding tRNA-dihydrouridine synthase → MRPMKLILAPMEGLADFWVRQALTDVGDYDWCVSEFVRVNGLLLPPKVFYRWCPELKQGARTRAGVPVHLQLLGSDPACMGENAARAVELGAPAIDLNFGCPAKTVNRHRGGAVLLDEPDVVHAVTQAVRRAVPEHITVSVKMRLGNEDDALSLENARAVQAAGAAWLTVHGRTKRQGYKPPAFWDRIGHIREAVSIPVIANGEIWTVADARRCQQESGCDDLMLGRGAVANPWLLRDLRTGQPSDWESVVAVIQRFALDIMGTGTDAQVAGRIKQWLSYLRRQWPQAGAMLEQVKRVNQPEAMLPYLQGDQRIPAASASAAERV, encoded by the coding sequence ATCCGCCCCATGAAACTGATTCTGGCCCCTATGGAAGGCTTGGCGGACTTCTGGGTCCGTCAGGCGCTGACCGATGTGGGCGACTACGACTGGTGCGTCAGCGAATTCGTCCGGGTCAATGGACTGCTGCTTCCCCCAAAAGTTTTCTATCGCTGGTGTCCCGAGCTGAAACAAGGCGCGCGCACCCGGGCGGGTGTGCCTGTGCATCTGCAATTGTTGGGGTCTGATCCTGCCTGCATGGGGGAAAACGCGGCCAGAGCGGTGGAGTTAGGCGCGCCTGCCATTGATCTTAACTTCGGTTGCCCGGCTAAAACGGTGAACCGGCATCGCGGTGGCGCGGTATTGCTGGACGAGCCCGACGTGGTCCATGCCGTTACCCAGGCAGTGCGTCGGGCCGTGCCGGAGCACATTACTGTGTCTGTGAAAATGCGGCTGGGTAATGAGGACGATGCGCTGTCGCTGGAGAACGCGCGGGCTGTGCAAGCCGCCGGTGCCGCCTGGTTGACCGTGCATGGACGGACCAAGCGTCAGGGCTACAAGCCACCGGCGTTCTGGGACCGCATTGGTCATATCCGTGAGGCGGTCAGCATCCCGGTGATTGCCAATGGTGAGATCTGGACGGTGGCCGATGCCCGTCGCTGTCAGCAGGAAAGCGGGTGTGATGACCTGATGCTGGGCCGGGGGGCGGTGGCCAATCCCTGGCTGCTGCGTGACCTGCGAACCGGGCAGCCGTCAGACTGGGAGAGTGTGGTGGCGGTGATACAGCGCTTTGCGCTGGATATCATGGGCACGGGGACCGACGCTCAGGTAGCCGGCCGGATCAAGCAGTGGCTCAGCTATCTGCGTCGGCAATGGCCCCAGGCCGGCGCCATGCTGGAGCAGGTCAAACGGGTCAACCAGCCGGAGGCGATGCTTCCGTATCTACAGGGAGATCAACGGATTCCGGCGGCGTCAGCGTCAGCCGCTGAAAGGGTTTGA
- a CDS encoding MBL fold metallo-hydrolase, protein MKAVRWILGAVLLLLITITATLQLSPNLGSWPLAPQPPTPGEVTITYLGTSTILISDGETQILTDGYFSRVSIPELFTRIEPDQARIESALNKAGIDKLDAIPVLHSHFDHAMDSGIVARMTDAQLLGSTSSAMAARGSDLDEKRITTVQTHHPYQFGEFTLYFVPADHVPLPRPIEKWTGKGEITAPVKPPAYLGAWQEGGCYGLVIKHPSGSLLIQGSAGMQPGELDRYQADYALLASASLGKQSEYYQQVFYDETVGAVGAHTIIPVHWDNFFVELTEDVKPLPWLLDNLDKSFDALANRHNGDFVVLKPFQRLTLTPPESVDLPVDTEASPPAG, encoded by the coding sequence ATGAAAGCAGTACGATGGATTCTGGGTGCGGTATTGCTCCTGTTGATCACCATCACTGCCACCCTGCAGCTTTCCCCGAACCTGGGTAGCTGGCCCCTTGCCCCACAGCCCCCAACCCCCGGGGAAGTGACGATCACTTATCTGGGCACCAGTACCATCCTGATCAGTGACGGCGAGACCCAAATACTCACGGATGGCTACTTTTCACGGGTGAGCATTCCCGAGCTCTTTACCCGTATCGAGCCGGATCAGGCGCGGATTGAATCGGCCCTGAACAAGGCCGGCATCGATAAACTGGACGCCATCCCGGTACTCCACTCCCACTTTGATCACGCCATGGATAGCGGCATCGTTGCGCGCATGACTGACGCCCAGCTGCTGGGCTCTACGTCGTCGGCCATGGCAGCACGTGGTAGCGATCTGGATGAAAAACGCATCACCACCGTCCAGACCCATCACCCTTATCAATTCGGCGAATTCACCCTTTATTTTGTGCCTGCCGATCATGTCCCGCTGCCCCGCCCCATCGAAAAATGGACCGGCAAGGGCGAGATTACCGCGCCAGTAAAACCGCCCGCCTATCTGGGCGCCTGGCAGGAAGGCGGCTGCTATGGTCTGGTGATCAAACACCCCTCAGGCAGCCTGCTGATCCAGGGCAGTGCAGGTATGCAGCCCGGCGAACTGGATCGCTACCAAGCAGATTATGCCCTGCTGGCCAGTGCCAGCCTGGGGAAGCAGAGTGAGTATTATCAGCAGGTTTTCTATGATGAGACCGTCGGTGCCGTGGGGGCACACACCATCATCCCGGTGCACTGGGATAACTTCTTTGTGGAACTGACGGAAGACGTCAAGCCGCTGCCCTGGCTGCTCGACAATCTGGATAAATCCTTCGACGCGCTGGCCAATCGGCATAACGGTGATTTCGTGGTGCTCAAACCCTTTCAGCGGCTGACGCTGACGCCGCCGGAATCCGTTGATCTCCCTGTAGATACGGAAGCATCGCCTCCGGCTGGTTGA
- a CDS encoding DUF4212 domain-containing protein, whose protein sequence is MREENARAYWAANLRLILTYLAIWFAVSYGCGILLVDELNQINLFGFKLGFWFAQQGAIYAFLVLIVMYAHSMNKLDRKFDVHED, encoded by the coding sequence ATGAGAGAAGAAAACGCCCGTGCATATTGGGCCGCCAACCTGCGATTGATTCTGACCTACCTGGCTATCTGGTTCGCTGTCTCTTATGGCTGCGGCATTTTGCTGGTGGACGAACTCAATCAGATCAACCTGTTCGGTTTCAAGCTCGGTTTCTGGTTTGCACAACAGGGCGCGATCTATGCGTTCCTGGTACTGATTGTCATGTACGCGCATTCCATGAACAAGCTGGACCGCAAGTTCGACGTCCACGAAGACTGA